The DNA sequence TTCAGTGATTCGTCCACCCTTTTTTCCACTTCATCCTGTTCCAAGCCTATGTTCAGTGGTCCGAAAGCCACATCTTCTGCCACTGTAGGGGCAAAGAGTTGGTCATCAGGGTTCTGGAAAACTATTCCCACCTTCTGGCGAACACGCATCAGGGACTTTTTAGCATAATCCAGGGGTTTTTCATTAACTAAAACTGTTCCAGATGATGGCCTAAGTATTCCATTAAAATGTAAGAAGAGTGTAGATTTCCCAGCTCCATTTGGGCCCAAAAGGGCTATTATTTTACCTTTAGGCGCTTGGAAGTTCACTTTTTCCAGGGCAAGTGTACCATCAGGATATTTATAACTGACATCTTTGGTTTCTATGACATTCATTTTAATCATACCACTGTGAACATTTTTATTACTTGTTGATTATAACTGTATAAAGGTGAATCAGTTGAAATTTAGTTTGGATGATATAAAAAATGATCATTGCATAAAAGACTTTATTCGTTCTAAGAAATTAGAACTTCCACAATATATGAATTTGCGCGGAGGATTAGAGACTACTCAAATTATAAGCCATTACTCTAAAAAGGTACTGATGGATTTGTTCTTGAATTTTCAACCTCCCCTTGATTTTTAAAAGAAACTAAAGTTATTAGTTAAGTATACTCCAAGGAGTAGGATCAGTTCAAATAAAATTAAAAGAGCAAGGTTACGAGTTCCTGCATTTTTAAGGCTATCTGGAGATTTTAATGTTTTCAATGAACCAGTATAGCATCTAGATTCCATGGCAATATGTGCTTGTTCACCTTTAATCCAGGTTCGTATGAATAGGTTGCTGCCTAACATTCCCATAGATTTAAAAGATTTGGGTAGGGACGAATATCCTAAACGTGTTTCCTGGGCATGGTACATGTTTAAAGCTTCATCCAGGAAGATGAAAATGTAACGGTACATTAACATGGCAATTTCCATGACTATCTGAGGTATTTTTAAGCGTTCAAGTTCTGAAAATAGTTCAGTCATGGGGATGGTAAGGGCCAAGAAAGCCATACATGTAAATCCAGCTATAATTCTGGAAAAAGTAAGCAATCCCCGGTTAAAACCGTCTTCAGTTACTGCGAGATTTAATATTCCCAAATCAAAGATATGACCACCTACCCCAAAGAAAAATGCCATGAATATGAATGTTATGAATCCGAAAACAAAGGGTACTGCTAAAAATTTTAGGTAGAACTTCCAAGGGATTTTTGCCTGAGATATAATTAAAAAAGACATCACTAGTACTATTAACAAAGGCACCACCGGAGATGTAGATATAAGACTCACCAACATAGTTGTTATTGCAAAAATAACTTTAAAGAAAGTGTTCATATTTTTAAGGTTATTGTGGTGAGCATAACTATCTAGAGTGTTATCAAACATTTAAAGTGTCACCTTTCATAATACTAGTGTAAATTTCAGTTTTACTTTAGATGTTTTCAATTAATCTCAACACCTACTTATATTTTACTTTAAATAAAATCAATTTTACCTTATAAAAAAAAATTATTCTGGGAGAAATTCATCTCCCTTAATTGTGGTTGAAACTTATTTTTTTGTTTCTTTTTCAATCATTCGCCTTTCTTTGGCACGTCCATAATAGTATCCCAGCACATAACCAATAATAATAGCTCCAATGGCTGCTTGAAGGGCGAAAAGTAAGCTTTCAATCTCACCACTTGGTGGCTCCCAGAAAGACTCAAACCAAGGTTCATATCCGGTTTTTTCTATTGTTTCACTGGCTGCGTCATCTGCTCCGCCAAAAAAACCATCATCTTCACTCATACCATTGTACATAGCTAATGGAATGATGGCGATAATGGCCACTAAAACCAGTAGCACAAGGTATTGTTTATTATTCATCTTAAATCACCGTCTCTACTTTTTCCTTCATTTTAGAGCCAATAACCTTCAAGTTTTCCAAGATATCTGGCCGGAGTTTCATTATGTAGTCGAATATCACCACAGTAAGGAGTCCTTCGGCAATAGCCAGAGGTACTTGGGTTACAGCGAAGATCAACATGAAGTTGTTGAATGCTACCCCAAAACTAGGTACAGGGAAAGCCAAAGATAACTGGATCGCAGTGGTCACATAAGTCATGAGATCAGCCAGGGCTGCTGCTAGGAAAACTCCCAGTAGGGTGGACCCGTTTAACTTCCGAACACCTTTATAAACCAACCAGGCAACTAGTGGGCCAACTATTCCCATTGAGAAAATGTTTGCTCCCAATGTAGAAAGCCCACCATGGGCCAGGAGAAGAGCTTGGAATACTAAGACTATGGCCCCCAGTACACTAGCTACAGCTGGTCCGAAGAGCACTGCCCCTAAACCAGTGCCGGTGGGATGAGAACAACTACCTGTTACCGAAGGTAGTTTAAGAGATGATAATACAAAAACAAAAGCTCCTGAAACTGCAAGTAAGGGTTTTGATTCTGGATTTTTCTCAGTTATTTTTTTTATCTGTAAAATACCATAAGCCACCACTGGAAGTGATATTAAATACCACAATAAACACCATTCCCAGGGCAGGAAACCTTCCATAATATGCATTTTAATCACTCCTCTATTTTCACAATACTTTACTTTTTTAGTGGTATTGCGCTATTTCCAATCAGAAACTGTATAACAACAGTGTAATCAATGATGATAATTATTTATTAGATAATCAGTAAAGGAAATACCACGAGTGTAACCACTTCCATTTTTCAGTATCTATATTTTAAAAACTACCTTATAAAGATTTCACTTTTACTTTAAAAAAAATCAGGCAAAATGGATATCGGAGATGGCATCCATCAAAAAAAATTCATCTTCCAGTTGAAGGTAATTAAATGAAAAATATTAAATTATTAATCATTTTGATAGTTATACTCTCTGCCAATGCGTTATCCATAGTCTTATTCTATGAAACTTTTTTTAATAAGGATAATTTAACTAATTCTACATTTAAGAGTGTTGTTTTAGGAAAAACTGAATATGGTAACGTTATCCGTTACGGCCCTTATGGGAATGTCAGTTCAACAAATAGAATCGTCTACATAGTTGGGGTCCATCCCCTTGAAAACCAATCCCATCAAGCCATAATAGAATCTGTCACCAATCAAAACAGCACCCTGAAATGTTGTTATTATATTTATCAAGTTAATGTCAGCCAAGACCCTGATGACTATGAAAAAGGCAGATCAAACGGTCAGTTACTTGCCTATAAATATGTA is a window from the Methanobacterium sp. genome containing:
- the cbiQ gene encoding cobalt ECF transporter T component CbiQ, with amino-acid sequence MFDNTLDSYAHHNNLKNMNTFFKVIFAITTMLVSLISTSPVVPLLIVLVMSFLIISQAKIPWKFYLKFLAVPFVFGFITFIFMAFFFGVGGHIFDLGILNLAVTEDGFNRGLLTFSRIIAGFTCMAFLALTIPMTELFSELERLKIPQIVMEIAMLMYRYIFIFLDEALNMYHAQETRLGYSSLPKSFKSMGMLGSNLFIRTWIKGEQAHIAMESRCYTGSLKTLKSPDSLKNAGTRNLALLILFELILLLGVYLTNNFSFF
- a CDS encoding energy-coupling factor ABC transporter substrate-binding protein is translated as MNNKQYLVLLVLVAIIAIIPLAMYNGMSEDDGFFGGADDAASETIEKTGYEPWFESFWEPPSGEIESLLFALQAAIGAIIIGYVLGYYYGRAKERRMIEKETKK
- a CDS encoding energy-coupling factor ABC transporter permease; the protein is MHIMEGFLPWEWCLLWYLISLPVVAYGILQIKKITEKNPESKPLLAVSGAFVFVLSSLKLPSVTGSCSHPTGTGLGAVLFGPAVASVLGAIVLVFQALLLAHGGLSTLGANIFSMGIVGPLVAWLVYKGVRKLNGSTLLGVFLAAALADLMTYVTTAIQLSLAFPVPSFGVAFNNFMLIFAVTQVPLAIAEGLLTVVIFDYIMKLRPDILENLKVIGSKMKEKVETVI